In one Leptospira fletcheri genomic region, the following are encoded:
- a CDS encoding substrate-binding periplasmic protein, with translation MKRPGKAIRVLLFTLFITLSTTLAAQSKFYGSRLDQILAKKEITVGVNRVYEPFYIQDPVDGYPGFDVELAKLYADYLGVALKIKPLKTFRQFSDEIAAGTIDIALAGMSTDLTRGKTVTFSDPYLLATPAGLVFKKALPPEPEGNIVTTRSFKSLDDLLVVNGISFAVRSNTTNHNYLLKKFGKNKIYSYLSDSVAMDALLKNDVTCYVADSLFILAMLQKQPSLRARYTPLINPVMEDYISAAMPLNDLIFVDNFNFFVKELKRTGVIEGIRTKYFLGKDWVK, from the coding sequence ATGAAGAGACCGGGCAAAGCCATACGGGTTCTCCTCTTTACCCTTTTTATAACTCTTTCTACGACTCTTGCTGCTCAGTCGAAATTTTATGGCAGTCGTTTGGACCAAATCTTGGCAAAGAAAGAGATTACGGTCGGAGTCAATCGAGTATATGAGCCCTTTTATATCCAAGACCCCGTGGACGGCTATCCCGGTTTCGACGTTGAATTGGCGAAACTATACGCCGATTATCTCGGCGTTGCGCTTAAGATAAAGCCGCTTAAAACGTTCAGACAATTTTCGGACGAAATCGCCGCCGGTACGATCGATATCGCTTTGGCTGGTATGTCCACTGATTTGACGAGAGGTAAGACTGTTACCTTTTCGGATCCCTATCTGCTTGCGACTCCGGCAGGATTGGTCTTCAAGAAAGCTCTGCCTCCTGAACCGGAGGGAAATATCGTTACTACACGATCGTTCAAATCCTTGGACGATCTTTTGGTCGTAAACGGTATTTCCTTCGCTGTCCGTTCGAACACGACCAATCACAATTATCTCCTGAAAAAATTCGGAAAAAATAAAATATATAGTTATCTTTCCGATTCCGTTGCAATGGACGCGCTTCTGAAAAACGACGTAACCTGTTATGTGGCGGACAGCCTCTTTATACTTGCGATGCTCCAAAAACAACCCAGCTTGCGGGCTAGGTACACTCCGCTTATTAACCCGGTAATGGAGGATTATATCAGTGCCGCCATGCCGCTTAACGATTTGATTTTCGTGGATAATTTCAATTTCTTCGTTAAGGAATTAAAAAGAACGGGCGTCATCGAAGGCATTCGTACAAAATATTTTCTTGGTAAAGATTGGGTAAAGTAG
- the recR gene encoding recombination mediator RecR, producing MAVTLAEHLIEGMVSALSSLPGIGKKSAYRISFHLLRQDSRIFHEFIRSLSDTKDRIRFCSRCGAYSEEEVCDLCLSSKRDGHTICVVEQPEDVFFIENTGEFKGRYHVLNGVISPLEGIGPQDLRIKELIARIQPEEVQEVLVATNPTLEGDATADYLNQQLHSLNITVTRIAYGITVGGSIELADQYTLGRAIRSRLKL from the coding sequence TTGGCGGTAACTTTGGCTGAGCACCTGATCGAAGGAATGGTAAGCGCCTTATCCTCCTTGCCCGGCATCGGAAAAAAAAGCGCATACAGGATCAGCTTCCATTTGCTGCGCCAAGATTCTAGAATATTCCACGAATTCATTCGAAGTCTATCAGACACGAAGGATAGAATCCGCTTTTGTTCCAGATGCGGGGCGTACTCCGAAGAGGAAGTTTGCGATCTTTGTCTCTCTTCCAAACGGGACGGGCATACGATCTGCGTGGTCGAACAACCGGAAGACGTTTTCTTTATCGAAAATACCGGCGAGTTTAAAGGCAGATACCACGTTTTGAACGGAGTCATTTCTCCTTTGGAAGGAATCGGACCGCAGGATCTCCGCATCAAAGAGTTGATCGCGCGTATCCAGCCCGAGGAAGTACAGGAAGTTTTAGTCGCTACGAATCCGACTTTAGAAGGGGACGCCACGGCCGACTATCTAAATCAGCAGCTGCATTCTTTGAACATTACCGTAACCCGTATCGCTTACGGAATCACGGTAGGGGGTTCGATCGAACTTGCGGACCAATACACTTTAGGAAGGGCGATTCGGTCTAGATTGAAACTTTAA
- a CDS encoding YbaB/EbfC family nucleoid-associated protein, translating into MFENLKNASDIFSKMGEMRGKMEEIKKRISAIRVTGDAGAGIVQVTSTGEGIITNVLINRTLLDSEDNKMLEDLVLAATNDALKKAKDAAEYELKTATGGIDFSQISKLLGGNFG; encoded by the coding sequence ATGTTCGAGAACTTAAAGAACGCGTCCGATATTTTCTCTAAGATGGGGGAAATGCGCGGTAAGATGGAGGAAATCAAAAAAAGGATTTCCGCAATTCGAGTTACGGGCGACGCCGGAGCAGGTATCGTTCAAGTTACGAGCACCGGAGAAGGAATCATTACGAACGTTCTTATCAATCGGACTTTGCTCGATTCGGAAGACAATAAAATGTTAGAGGACCTAGTCCTTGCCGCGACAAACGACGCTTTAAAAAAGGCGAAAGACGCTGCGGAATACGAATTAAAGACTGCGACCGGCGGTATCGATTTCTCCCAAATTTCCAAATTGCTTGGCGGTAACTTTGGCTGA
- the dnaX gene encoding DNA polymerase III subunit gamma/tau — protein MAGNHEVLSRKYRPQRFQDVIHQNLAIGALQNAVKSGKIGHAYIFFGPRGVGKTTIARIFAKRLNCQNPIDNEPCNQCNSCAEIAKGISSDVLEIDAASNRGIENIRELRDNVKFTPMGGKYKVYIIDEVHMLTDQSFNALLKTLEEPPSHVVFVLATTEYHKIPETILSRCQDFIFKKVPLTVLQDYAENLCKEEKTQYDSEGLFWTAKKGDGSVRDMLSFMEQALVFTDNKLLGVEIRKMIGYHGIDFLADFIKSLIQPENHSKALEIVENLYQEGQDVYKFLWDSIEFTHTLCLLKESVADSESVNYPREDLIRMRKEFESSDPIVLNHLSFRLFDLYEKIKTIRLRNSFEIKIFTEIQIKKLVEDLGKPSLSGLVDRINHVILMVQNQDGGLPKSNENTLTRKHQDKPDPSFFSPSQETKNKDAGLPQSNTRKENPGKTEGTVSALSSLEELAKGGISEDMEWETSFKNEFLGTDVDPSKVPKLEK, from the coding sequence ATGGCCGGAAACCACGAAGTACTTTCCCGAAAATATCGTCCCCAAAGATTCCAGGACGTAATTCACCAAAACCTTGCCATAGGCGCGCTCCAGAACGCGGTTAAATCGGGCAAAATCGGCCACGCATATATTTTTTTCGGCCCGAGAGGGGTAGGCAAAACCACGATCGCCCGCATTTTCGCAAAACGTTTGAATTGCCAGAATCCGATCGATAACGAGCCGTGCAACCAATGCAATTCCTGTGCGGAAATCGCAAAGGGAATTTCCAGCGACGTGTTGGAGATAGACGCGGCGAGTAACCGCGGGATCGAAAATATCCGCGAACTCAGGGACAACGTAAAATTCACTCCTATGGGTGGAAAATACAAGGTCTACATTATCGACGAAGTTCATATGTTGACCGATCAATCCTTCAACGCGTTGTTAAAAACGTTGGAGGAACCCCCTTCTCACGTGGTTTTCGTTCTCGCGACGACGGAATATCATAAGATACCGGAAACGATTCTTTCCAGATGTCAGGATTTTATCTTCAAAAAAGTACCTTTGACCGTGCTTCAGGACTACGCGGAGAATTTGTGCAAAGAGGAAAAGACCCAATACGATAGCGAGGGATTGTTTTGGACCGCCAAAAAAGGGGACGGTTCCGTACGAGACATGCTTTCCTTTATGGAACAGGCGTTAGTCTTTACCGACAACAAACTCTTGGGAGTCGAAATCCGAAAAATGATCGGATACCACGGAATCGATTTTTTGGCCGACTTTATCAAAAGTTTAATTCAACCTGAAAATCATTCCAAGGCGTTGGAAATCGTCGAAAACCTATACCAAGAGGGTCAAGACGTATATAAATTTCTTTGGGACTCTATCGAATTCACCCATACCCTTTGCCTTTTGAAAGAATCCGTGGCGGATTCTGAATCGGTGAATTACCCCCGCGAAGATCTAATACGGATGAGAAAGGAATTTGAAAGTTCCGATCCTATCGTTCTAAATCATCTCTCTTTCCGTCTCTTCGATCTGTACGAAAAAATTAAGACGATACGTCTCCGAAATTCCTTTGAGATCAAAATATTTACGGAAATCCAAATCAAGAAGCTGGTGGAAGATTTGGGAAAACCGTCCTTGTCGGGCCTAGTCGATCGTATCAATCACGTTATTCTTATGGTCCAAAATCAGGACGGAGGATTGCCGAAATCAAACGAGAATACGCTGACCCGAAAACATCAGGATAAACCGGACCCTTCTTTTTTCTCTCCCAGCCAGGAAACGAAGAATAAAGACGCAGGCCTTCCCCAGTCTAACACTAGGAAAGAAAACCCCGGTAAAACGGAAGGGACTGTTTCCGCTCTTTCTTCGTTGGAAGAACTAGCGAAAGGGGGAATTTCGGAAGATATGGAGTGGGAGACTTCCTTCAAAAACGAATTCTTGGGGACGGATGTCGACCCGTCGAAAGTTCCTAAGCTGGAAAAATAA
- a CDS encoding nucleoside deaminase, with translation MDQNEILPYLPEFLDRFRILRGKNTEEIPSFTRIYRESNFVCEASNSVEGSEDASRHSEIIAIAKAKEILGDRYLSGCLLLTTLEPCLMCTGTILLSRIPKVAYLLPAKQGEGISSLSFETIYSRNFFPELLLLRTQESLDSFREFFRNKRN, from the coding sequence ATGGATCAAAACGAAATTTTGCCTTATCTGCCCGAATTTTTGGACCGATTTCGAATTTTACGGGGAAAAAACACGGAAGAAATTCCCAGTTTCACGCGAATTTATAGGGAGTCGAATTTCGTTTGTGAGGCCTCCAATTCCGTGGAAGGATCCGAAGACGCTTCCAGACATAGCGAAATTATCGCTATCGCTAAGGCGAAAGAGATACTAGGAGACCGTTATCTATCAGGTTGTCTTTTACTGACTACGCTGGAGCCCTGCTTGATGTGTACCGGCACGATCCTCTTGTCGCGGATCCCGAAAGTGGCATACCTTCTCCCGGCAAAGCAAGGGGAAGGGATTTCTTCCTTGAGTTTTGAGACGATTTACAGTCGAAATTTTTTCCCGGAACTTCTTCTACTTCGGACTCAGGAAAGCCTTGATTCGTTTCGGGAATTCTTTCGGAACAAACGGAACTAG
- a CDS encoding VWA domain-containing protein, whose amino-acid sequence MILSAKLLRPAGSSSKTNSLLVRLNSPPGGTNQQRRPLVLGLALDRSWSMKGEKLEAVIQASSSLVNWLTRRDYLTAVAYAEDIQVIQPIVPLAEKNSVIHRLGTIQVGTSTNLSGGWLHVLRSLELFPETDVYKRAILLTDGNPTLGIKDPVQLIEIASNAYKKGITTTVIGFGNDFNEILLKEIAESGGGNFYFIESPEETGDIFFREFGDIGTLYAQSIEVKIHFPKGMEYLDSVSEIASYTEPDPEESGRVKTLVLEVGDMRADDVKSLVVHVKPNGKDTPESMSIEASYYDLSDGMKLEQKNKDLSLDWTSEEAKEDADVVVETLIARAGRGLKKAGVLLKEGYSEEAITLLSDMLKDISEKEELAPDVLQSLGFRISALKVRILENSPTASKHLVASASELKSGGVMDFPVDDGIEYHDEIFSYRTSEDIDLYKCPDIKNTIQEKMKEGYRYVVFNLGRSSYIDSSAIGMLIQVAGWLRKRGGELVVSNLRDSVKKVFSITRLESHIRAVEAEEDAVHLLQNWILEKRV is encoded by the coding sequence ATGATTCTTTCGGCCAAACTTCTTAGACCGGCCGGTTCATCTTCGAAGACGAATTCCTTACTCGTACGATTGAATTCGCCTCCCGGAGGTACGAACCAGCAAAGACGCCCGTTGGTTTTGGGCTTAGCGCTAGACAGAAGTTGGTCGATGAAAGGGGAAAAATTGGAAGCGGTGATTCAGGCTTCTTCCTCTCTCGTCAACTGGCTTACGCGCCGGGATTATCTGACTGCCGTGGCTTACGCGGAAGATATTCAGGTGATTCAACCCATCGTTCCACTAGCGGAAAAAAATTCCGTGATTCATAGACTCGGTACCATACAAGTCGGAACCTCTACGAACTTAAGCGGGGGCTGGCTGCACGTACTACGCTCTCTTGAATTATTTCCAGAAACGGATGTCTATAAAAGGGCAATTCTTTTAACGGACGGCAATCCGACTCTCGGAATTAAGGATCCGGTCCAACTCATCGAAATCGCTTCGAACGCCTACAAAAAAGGGATTACTACGACGGTCATCGGTTTTGGAAACGACTTTAACGAAATCCTTTTGAAGGAAATCGCCGAGTCGGGCGGGGGTAATTTTTATTTTATCGAAAGTCCGGAAGAGACCGGGGATATTTTTTTCCGCGAATTCGGGGATATAGGAACGCTCTACGCTCAGTCGATAGAAGTGAAGATTCATTTCCCGAAAGGGATGGAATATTTGGATTCGGTTTCGGAAATCGCTTCTTATACGGAACCGGATCCGGAGGAATCCGGCAGAGTCAAAACCTTGGTTTTGGAAGTCGGGGATATGAGAGCCGATGATGTAAAGAGTCTCGTCGTTCACGTCAAGCCTAACGGCAAAGACACACCCGAGTCTATGTCCATCGAAGCGAGTTACTACGATCTTTCCGACGGGATGAAGTTGGAACAGAAAAATAAGGATCTGAGTCTTGACTGGACGTCCGAGGAAGCAAAAGAAGACGCGGATGTCGTCGTCGAAACCCTGATCGCAAGAGCCGGTCGAGGGCTTAAAAAAGCGGGAGTTCTCTTAAAGGAAGGATATTCCGAAGAAGCGATCACCCTCTTGAGCGATATGCTGAAGGACATCAGCGAGAAGGAAGAGTTAGCCCCCGACGTCCTGCAGAGCTTGGGGTTTCGGATCAGCGCACTGAAAGTGAGAATTCTGGAAAATTCTCCGACGGCTTCCAAGCACCTTGTGGCTTCCGCATCCGAGCTTAAATCGGGAGGCGTAATGGATTTTCCCGTCGACGACGGAATCGAATACCACGACGAGATTTTTTCTTATCGCACCTCCGAGGACATAGACCTTTATAAATGTCCCGATATCAAGAATACGATACAGGAAAAGATGAAAGAAGGATACAGGTACGTCGTTTTTAATCTAGGTCGTTCCTCTTATATCGATTCTTCAGCGATAGGAATGTTGATCCAGGTCGCGGGCTGGTTGCGTAAAAGAGGGGGAGAGCTGGTCGTCAGCAATCTGCGCGATTCCGTGAAAAAAGTATTCTCGATTACGAGGCTAGAATCGCATATCCGGGCTGTGGAGGCCGAGGAGGATGCGGTTCATTTGCTGCAGAATTGGATTTTAGAAAAAAGAGTTTAA
- a CDS encoding transcriptional coactivator p15/PC4 family protein gives MSFVRDIDKGKGEIIRVEVSEFKGNKYLNLRVWYTDSEGEYKPTQKGIAIPVGLYPEVKDAILAAESQLD, from the coding sequence ATGAGCTTTGTAAGGGACATCGACAAAGGAAAAGGAGAAATCATCCGGGTGGAAGTTTCCGAATTTAAAGGGAATAAATATTTGAACCTTCGAGTCTGGTACACCGACAGCGAAGGGGAGTACAAACCCACTCAAAAAGGAATTGCGATTCCGGTAGGTCTGTATCCCGAAGTAAAGGACGCCATTCTCGCCGCAGAAAGCCAACTGGATTAA
- a CDS encoding ferredoxin-NADP reductase gives MKPVREPQINIFKKSNPYKAKVVSNVCLTPEPGKGNRPKKEGGSEIHRITLAVDHSVYPYVIGQSAGIIPPGEDPEKKAKGLADAAYTVRLYSIASPSYSFGMKEDNIEFIIKRDNVYDSDGNIQFKGVCSNYVCDLKVGDEVIMTGPSGKKFLLPNSDFSGDIMFLATGTGLAPFIGMSEELLEHNLIKFTGNITLVYGAPYSDELVMMDYLKNLETKYKNFKLVTAISREEKNPFDGGRMYISHRVRQMESEVKRILTGGGRFYICGGPKGMEKGVIEEIQKIAGDASSYEDYKHHLEHSHQLFVETY, from the coding sequence ATGAAGCCCGTTAGAGAGCCGCAAATCAACATCTTTAAGAAATCCAATCCATACAAAGCGAAAGTTGTGAGCAATGTTTGCCTCACTCCGGAACCGGGAAAAGGGAACCGCCCGAAAAAGGAAGGGGGCTCCGAAATCCATCGCATCACTCTGGCGGTGGATCATAGCGTCTATCCCTACGTAATCGGACAATCCGCAGGTATCATTCCTCCCGGTGAAGACCCCGAGAAAAAAGCGAAAGGATTGGCGGACGCCGCTTACACCGTTCGTTTGTATTCCATCGCTTCTCCTAGTTATTCGTTCGGAATGAAGGAAGATAATATAGAATTCATCATTAAGAGGGACAACGTTTATGATTCGGACGGAAACATCCAATTCAAAGGAGTTTGTTCCAATTACGTTTGCGATTTAAAAGTCGGCGACGAAGTGATCATGACCGGTCCTTCCGGAAAAAAATTCCTGCTTCCGAACTCCGATTTTTCCGGGGACATCATGTTTTTGGCCACCGGAACCGGGCTTGCGCCTTTCATCGGAATGTCTGAGGAACTGCTGGAGCATAACCTTATCAAATTTACGGGAAATATCACGTTGGTTTACGGAGCTCCTTATTCCGACGAGCTAGTCATGATGGACTATCTAAAAAACCTGGAGACGAAATACAAAAACTTCAAGTTAGTCACAGCGATTTCCAGGGAAGAAAAGAATCCGTTCGACGGCGGGAGAATGTATATATCTCACAGAGTTCGCCAAATGGAATCGGAAGTGAAACGCATACTTACCGGAGGCGGTAGATTCTATATCTGCGGTGGCCCGAAGGGAATGGAAAAAGGGGTCATCGAAGAAATCCAAAAGATAGCGGGAGACGCGTCCAGCTATGAGGATTACAAGCATCATTTGGAACATTCCCACCAATTGTTCGTAGAAACGTACTGA
- the lpxD gene encoding UDP-3-O-(3-hydroxymyristoyl)glucosamine N-acyltransferase: MARYTLEELSAKISGSKIANCKEPSKIVIETVSPVSPGAPSSISFLANKKILSDAKKTSSAAVLTTEEFAKELEVPCLIVAKPDLVLAQVLDLVYPPHSYPSVVESTAFVHPSAKLGKNCYVGHHVSVGEMTEIGDNTILENGARIGRGVKIGEGSHIGPNSVIHHGVIIGKRFISHGNSTIGGDGFRFVFAEGKHNKIPQVGTVRIGNDVEIGSNSAIDRGGLEDTVIGDGCKFDNLVHIGHNCVLGKNVVIAGWTGLAGSTVVEDNVTIGGGCGVADHIRIPSGTIIGGGTSVRNTPPKADIYVGWDYGLTFPEFQKLRVNIRNVVNFQKWARRIKAMEQKLGLSSEE, translated from the coding sequence ATGGCTAGATATACTTTGGAAGAACTGTCAGCAAAGATATCCGGATCGAAAATCGCGAACTGCAAGGAACCTTCTAAGATCGTCATTGAAACCGTTTCACCCGTCAGCCCGGGAGCTCCTTCTAGCATTAGTTTTTTAGCAAATAAGAAAATTCTATCCGACGCGAAAAAGACGTCCTCTGCCGCGGTACTTACGACGGAGGAATTTGCCAAAGAATTGGAAGTTCCCTGCTTGATCGTCGCAAAACCGGATTTGGTTTTAGCCCAAGTTCTGGATCTTGTTTATCCTCCTCATTCCTATCCAAGCGTCGTGGAATCGACGGCTTTCGTACATCCTAGCGCCAAGCTGGGGAAAAACTGCTATGTCGGGCACCACGTTTCCGTAGGAGAAATGACCGAAATCGGAGACAACACGATCCTAGAGAACGGAGCGAGAATCGGACGGGGAGTGAAGATCGGAGAAGGTTCTCACATCGGACCGAACAGTGTTATTCATCACGGCGTGATAATCGGTAAAAGATTTATTTCTCACGGAAATAGTACGATCGGCGGGGACGGGTTCAGGTTCGTTTTTGCGGAAGGAAAACACAATAAGATTCCTCAAGTAGGTACGGTCCGTATCGGAAACGATGTGGAAATCGGTTCGAATTCGGCGATCGATCGAGGAGGTCTGGAAGATACCGTGATCGGAGACGGTTGCAAGTTCGATAATTTGGTGCATATCGGGCACAATTGCGTTTTAGGAAAAAATGTCGTTATTGCCGGATGGACAGGGTTAGCAGGTTCCACCGTTGTGGAAGATAACGTAACGATCGGAGGCGGTTGCGGTGTGGCCGATCATATACGTATCCCGAGTGGCACCATCATCGGCGGCGGAACCTCTGTCAGAAATACTCCTCCAAAAGCCGATATCTATGTAGGCTGGGATTACGGACTCACATTTCCGGAGTTTCAAAAACTTCGTGTGAATATCAGGAACGTGGTGAACTTCCAAAAATGGGCACGTCGTATCAAAGCGATGGAGCAAAAATTGGGGTTGAGTTCGGAAGAATAA
- a CDS encoding multidrug effflux MFS transporter yields MILLLGALTAIGPFSIDMYLPGLQSISKDFGTPISNVQLTLTSFFFGFSFGQLIYGPLIDKFGRRTPLLIGIFAYIISSIGCALSVSVWSLVFFRFLQSFGACAGMVVSRAVVRDVFSPHEGAKVFSQIILVMGVAPIVAPTVGGLLLSYTDWRMIFAVLTVISVVIAVGTWLYLPETGLKDSSISLKFSQVMKEYYEVLMVPRFNAYVIASGFSAAVMFAYIGGSPFVFMGIFGLSESEYGWFFGSNAAGLILSSQLNRLLLKKFEAESIINAVSIFYVPVGILLVFASMFQWGMIPMIVLIFLLVSGFGFIVPNSSALAMAPFSRNAGSASALMGALQMVFAVFATGGVSLLHDGTSLPMTLVMAGSGILSLLSLTILRPKVHNPQAN; encoded by the coding sequence CTGATTCTTCTCTTAGGCGCCTTAACGGCGATCGGACCATTTTCCATAGACATGTATCTTCCCGGACTGCAGTCTATTTCAAAGGATTTCGGTACCCCAATTTCGAATGTTCAGCTTACACTGACCAGTTTCTTTTTCGGCTTTTCTTTCGGACAATTGATCTACGGTCCCTTGATCGATAAATTCGGAAGGCGGACTCCTTTGTTGATCGGGATTTTTGCATATATCATCAGCTCGATCGGATGCGCTCTTTCCGTTTCGGTCTGGAGTCTGGTTTTTTTCCGATTTTTACAATCCTTCGGCGCTTGCGCCGGCATGGTAGTTTCCAGAGCGGTAGTGAGAGACGTGTTTTCTCCTCACGAAGGAGCGAAAGTTTTCTCGCAGATCATTTTGGTCATGGGCGTCGCGCCTATCGTCGCCCCGACGGTCGGCGGACTTTTACTGAGTTACACGGATTGGAGAATGATTTTTGCTGTATTGACAGTAATCAGCGTAGTCATAGCGGTGGGTACTTGGCTTTATCTTCCGGAAACCGGATTAAAAGACTCGTCTATTTCCCTTAAGTTCTCTCAAGTGATGAAAGAATATTATGAAGTTTTAATGGTTCCTCGTTTTAACGCATATGTGATCGCCTCTGGCTTTTCTGCGGCGGTCATGTTCGCGTATATCGGAGGATCGCCATTCGTATTCATGGGAATTTTCGGACTGAGCGAGTCGGAGTACGGATGGTTTTTCGGATCTAACGCGGCCGGTTTGATCCTTTCCAGCCAATTGAACCGCTTACTCCTCAAAAAATTCGAGGCGGAGTCTATTATTAACGCTGTCTCCATTTTTTACGTTCCCGTCGGAATATTGTTGGTATTTGCTTCGATGTTCCAATGGGGAATGATTCCGATGATCGTTTTGATCTTTCTCTTGGTAAGCGGATTCGGCTTCATCGTGCCCAACTCTTCGGCTCTGGCTATGGCGCCTTTCAGCAGAAATGCGGGATCCGCGTCCGCATTAATGGGAGCGTTGCAAATGGTATTTGCGGTGTTCGCAACGGGAGGGGTCAGCCTTCTTCATGATGGAACATCCTTACCGATGACTCTCGTGATGGCGGGTTCCGGAATTTTGTCCTTACTATCTTTGACGATTCTAAGACCGAAGGTTCACAATCCCCAAGCCAATTGA
- a CDS encoding long-chain fatty acid--CoA ligase: MRSTMMDYPLVLPSILRRAKEVHPHKEIVTKWHDNSVQRYTYGEFYKRTIRLMNALRSSGVRPGDAVATFCLNHSAHLELYFAIPSIKAVLHTINVRLFPEQLTYIINEAKDKFIFVDKSLTPALEKILPEIKGVAKFVIIDDKENCEAAALPNTIPYEEFLSKGDDSERFEVIDELEAAGICYTSGTTGNPKGVIYSHRSTYLHCMAVCMGDGLGLREKEVVLPVVPMFHVNSWGIPFASVMSGCKLVFPGKHLLGAGLAELLEAEEVTITAGVPTVWNVLYQHLKKNSYKLKLHTMVVGGSAAPRGLIEGFEKDFGIEILHAWGMTETSPIGTVSHLRSFMKDWSDEKRFAYRAKQGVPVTGVEIRAVDDDGADVPKDGKTPGELLVRGPWITGSYREGVSKESFTPDGWFRTGDVVVLDEYGYMQITDRKKDLIKTRGEWISSVDMENLVMADPDILEAAVVGRKDSVREEAPVIFVVPVEGKKVDAKRVHDHLKSNFAHWQLPKLEDIRTVTAIPKTSVGKFDKKNLRKLLEE, encoded by the coding sequence ATGCGATCAACGATGATGGATTATCCATTAGTCCTACCTTCGATATTACGGCGTGCTAAAGAGGTCCATCCTCATAAGGAAATCGTCACAAAATGGCACGACAATTCCGTTCAACGCTATACATACGGAGAATTTTACAAAAGAACGATTCGTTTAATGAATGCATTGCGCAGTTCCGGTGTTCGGCCGGGCGACGCGGTTGCGACGTTTTGTTTGAACCACTCTGCGCATTTGGAATTGTATTTCGCGATACCGAGCATCAAAGCCGTATTGCATACGATCAATGTGAGACTTTTTCCCGAACAGTTAACGTACATCATTAACGAAGCGAAAGATAAATTCATCTTTGTAGACAAATCCCTCACTCCTGCACTGGAGAAAATACTCCCCGAAATCAAAGGAGTCGCAAAATTCGTCATCATAGACGATAAGGAAAATTGCGAAGCGGCAGCTCTGCCGAACACGATTCCGTACGAGGAATTTCTTTCCAAAGGGGACGACTCGGAACGCTTCGAAGTCATAGACGAACTGGAAGCTGCAGGGATCTGTTACACATCGGGAACTACCGGCAATCCGAAAGGCGTCATTTATTCCCATCGTTCCACATATCTGCATTGCATGGCGGTCTGTATGGGTGACGGATTAGGATTAAGGGAGAAGGAGGTCGTTCTTCCCGTCGTACCTATGTTTCACGTAAATTCCTGGGGAATTCCTTTCGCTTCCGTGATGTCCGGCTGCAAACTCGTATTTCCGGGAAAGCATCTTTTGGGCGCGGGGTTGGCGGAGTTACTGGAAGCGGAAGAAGTCACGATCACTGCGGGGGTTCCCACCGTATGGAATGTACTTTACCAGCATCTTAAGAAGAATTCCTATAAGTTAAAATTGCATACCATGGTTGTCGGAGGTTCTGCCGCTCCCAGGGGTCTGATCGAAGGATTCGAAAAGGATTTCGGTATCGAAATTTTACACGCTTGGGGAATGACGGAAACCTCGCCGATCGGAACCGTTTCCCATCTCAGAAGTTTTATGAAGGATTGGAGCGACGAAAAACGATTCGCTTATCGGGCAAAACAGGGAGTGCCCGTTACGGGAGTCGAGATTCGTGCCGTGGATGATGACGGCGCGGACGTTCCGAAAGACGGAAAAACCCCGGGAGAACTTCTGGTTCGAGGACCTTGGATAACGGGTTCTTATCGTGAAGGCGTATCTAAAGAGTCCTTTACGCCCGATGGTTGGTTTAGAACCGGAGACGTAGTCGTTCTGGATGAATACGGTTACATGCAAATTACGGATCGAAAAAAGGATCTGATCAAGACCAGAGGCGAATGGATTTCCAGCGTAGACATGGAAAATCTAGTCATGGCGGATCCTGATATTTTAGAAGCAGCAGTAGTAGGAAGAAAAGATTCCGTCCGGGAAGAAGCGCCGGTGATTTTCGTAGTTCCGGTGGAAGGTAAGAAAGTGGACGCTAAGAGAGTGCATGATCATTTGAAGAGCAATTTTGCTCACTGGCAACTTCCGAAACTGGAGGATATCCGCACCGTTACGGCGATTCCGAAAACGAGTGTAGGGAAATTCGATAAGAAAAATCTAAGAAAGCTTTTAGAAGAATAG